A portion of the Leifsonia sp. EB41 genome contains these proteins:
- a CDS encoding D-arabinono-1,4-lactone oxidase → MTANGAVWRNWGRSESIRPQRVERPRDAEAVQRAVAAAAKQGMRVKAVGAGHSFTGIAAAPGVLLDLEDVSGVLDVDLERGRVRLAAGTHLHQLPRLLRPYGLALQNMGDIDRQTVAGATSTGTHGTGGSFGGLATQIVAVTLVTGAGELLTVSEDENADLLPAVRLGLGALGVIVDVTLQCVPAYLLKAVERPEPLQQVLDSYLERSAAEDHFEFYWFPHTETGLTKTNTRLPLTEPRAPLSAAGRWLDDELLANGVYRGVCAVGTVVPGIIPRFSRLAQKLTGNRDFTDHSPRVFVTNRTVRFREMEYALPREAVPGALAEVKALIERRGWRISFPVEVRSAAADDNWLSTAYGRESGYIAVHRYYREDPKEYFAAVEEIMTAHGGRPHWGKMHYRDAESLRDAYPRFDDFLAVRDRLDPDRRFENPYLRRVLGP, encoded by the coding sequence GTGACGGCGAACGGGGCGGTGTGGCGCAACTGGGGCCGCAGCGAGTCCATCCGCCCGCAGCGCGTCGAGCGCCCGCGGGACGCCGAGGCCGTGCAGCGCGCGGTCGCGGCGGCGGCGAAGCAAGGGATGCGGGTCAAGGCGGTGGGCGCCGGGCACAGCTTCACCGGGATCGCCGCGGCGCCCGGTGTGCTGCTCGACCTGGAGGACGTCAGCGGCGTCCTCGACGTCGACCTGGAACGCGGCCGGGTGCGCCTGGCCGCCGGGACGCACCTCCACCAGCTCCCGCGGCTGTTGCGCCCGTACGGGCTGGCGCTGCAGAACATGGGCGACATCGACCGGCAGACCGTCGCGGGCGCGACCTCCACCGGCACGCACGGCACGGGCGGTTCCTTCGGCGGCCTGGCGACCCAGATCGTCGCGGTCACGCTCGTCACCGGGGCGGGCGAGCTGCTGACCGTGAGCGAGGACGAGAACGCCGACCTGCTGCCCGCCGTCCGCCTCGGGCTCGGCGCGCTCGGGGTCATCGTGGACGTCACCCTCCAGTGCGTGCCGGCGTACCTGCTGAAGGCGGTCGAGCGTCCGGAACCGCTGCAGCAGGTGCTCGACAGCTACCTGGAGCGCTCGGCGGCCGAGGACCACTTCGAGTTCTACTGGTTCCCGCACACCGAGACCGGCCTGACCAAGACGAACACCCGGCTGCCGCTCACCGAGCCGCGCGCCCCGCTGTCGGCGGCCGGCCGCTGGCTGGACGACGAACTGCTCGCCAACGGCGTCTACCGCGGCGTCTGCGCGGTCGGGACGGTGGTGCCGGGCATCATCCCGCGGTTCAGCCGGCTTGCGCAGAAGCTCACGGGCAACCGGGACTTCACCGACCACTCGCCACGGGTGTTCGTCACCAACCGCACCGTGCGCTTCCGCGAGATGGAGTACGCGCTGCCGCGGGAGGCCGTGCCCGGCGCGCTCGCCGAGGTGAAGGCCCTCATCGAGCGGAGGGGCTGGCGTATCTCCTTCCCCGTCGAGGTGCGCTCGGCGGCGGCCGACGACAACTGGCTGTCGACGGCCTACGGGCGCGAGAGCGGCTACATCGCGGTGCACCGCTACTACCGCGAGGACCCGAAGGAGTATTTCGCCGCCGTCGAGGAGATCATGACGGCCCACGGGGGCCGCCCGCACTGGGGCAAGATGCACTACCGCGACGCCGAGTCGCTGCGCGACGCGTACCCCCGCTTCGACGACTTCCTGGCCGTCCGCGACCGCCTCGACCCCGACCGCCGCTTCGAGAACCCCTACCTCCGCCGAGTCCTCGGCCCCTGA
- a CDS encoding amino acid deaminase/aldolase, with the protein MDLTAMDLTAKPVAAERTWTTPDVFWPALSAATARLDPAFGVLHLPALRHNTHDMLRRAAGKPIRVASKSVRVRAVLDAVLALPGYAGVLAYTLPEALWLAEGDADHAPIEDVVVGYPTVDRAAIARLAASPELASRVTLMVDSVAHLDLIDAVVPPQQRETIRLCLELDSSWDAPVLGHIGVYRSPLHSVETVRAVAEAIVRRPGFALVGMMGYEAQIAGQGDNPPGRPAWGATLRWMQKSSREELIARRGEAVAAVRAIADLEFVNGGGTGSLEFTSSDPSVTEIAAGSGLFGGHLFDTYRAFRPAPAASFALSVVRRPDERTATLLGGGWIASGPPGPDRLPKIEWPTGLSMVDREMAGEVQTPVTGAAAGILRVGDRVWLRHTKSGELSEHVNDFHLVDTVEGRATVVGSVPSYRGEGQVFL; encoded by the coding sequence ATGGACCTGACCGCGATGGACCTGACCGCCAAGCCGGTCGCCGCCGAGCGCACCTGGACCACGCCCGACGTGTTCTGGCCCGCGCTGAGCGCCGCGACCGCGCGCCTCGACCCGGCGTTCGGCGTGCTGCACCTGCCCGCGCTGCGCCACAACACGCACGACATGCTCCGCCGCGCCGCGGGCAAGCCGATCCGGGTCGCCTCCAAGTCGGTGCGCGTGCGCGCGGTGCTGGACGCCGTCCTCGCCCTCCCCGGCTACGCCGGCGTGCTCGCCTACACGCTGCCGGAGGCGCTGTGGCTGGCGGAGGGCGACGCCGACCACGCGCCGATCGAGGACGTAGTGGTCGGCTACCCGACCGTCGACCGCGCCGCGATCGCGCGGCTGGCCGCGTCGCCCGAGCTGGCCTCCCGCGTCACGCTCATGGTCGACTCGGTCGCGCACCTCGACCTCATCGACGCGGTCGTGCCTCCGCAGCAGCGCGAGACGATCCGGCTCTGCCTGGAGCTGGACTCCTCCTGGGACGCCCCCGTGCTCGGCCACATCGGCGTCTACCGCTCGCCGCTGCACAGCGTCGAGACGGTGCGCGCGGTGGCGGAGGCCATCGTGCGGCGTCCCGGCTTCGCGCTGGTGGGGATGATGGGCTACGAGGCCCAGATCGCCGGCCAGGGCGACAACCCGCCCGGACGCCCGGCGTGGGGCGCGACCCTGCGCTGGATGCAGAAGAGCTCGCGCGAGGAGCTGATCGCCCGCCGCGGGGAGGCCGTGGCCGCAGTGCGGGCGATCGCGGACCTGGAGTTCGTGAACGGCGGCGGCACCGGCTCGCTCGAGTTCACGTCCTCCGACCCGTCCGTGACCGAGATCGCCGCAGGCAGCGGCCTCTTCGGCGGCCACCTGTTCGACACCTACCGCGCGTTCCGGCCCGCGCCCGCGGCGTCGTTCGCGCTCTCCGTGGTGCGCCGGCCCGACGAGCGCACGGCGACGCTGCTCGGCGGCGGCTGGATCGCCTCCGGCCCTCCGGGACCCGACCGGCTCCCGAAGATCGAGTGGCCGACCGGGCTGTCGATGGTCGACCGCGAGATGGCGGGCGAGGTGCAGACCCCGGTGACGGGCGCGGCGGCGGGGATCCTGCGCGTCGGGGACCGGGTCTGGCTGCGGCACACGAAGTCGGGGGAGCTCAGCGAGCATGTGAACGACTTCCATCTGGTGGACACGGTGGAGGGCCGGGCGACGGTGGTCGGGTCGGTCCCGAGCTACCGCGGCGAGGGGCAGGTGTTCCTGTGA
- a CDS encoding MFS transporter, with protein MTNTSTPAVFAEPTRRVPGRWIAAFAVAWLGVWMAQLAPIQKLLPDQVQAQLHTSYWVDNVVAFGIISGISGVCAIVAYPLTGALSDRTTSRFGRRRPWIAGGAALFAVSLVLLGLQTTMVGIGVFWSLALTGFCVLTAALTATISDQVPVDQRGYVSGWISAPQAIGIILGVSLVTYVFVGALVGYTAMAVLLVLLVLPFLFLPDAVLPPHLRERMTFRGIVEGLWISPREHPDFGWTLLSRVLVNFGNAFGTSLLLYFLEFGLHDKHADDDLLVLILIYMVFVIIASLALGRLSDRLGRRKAFVFVSSALQGVAALLLAFVPELSVAMVAAGLLGLGYGCFLSVDQALATQVLPDPENRGKDLGIMNIATAVPQAMAPLFGAGIVAALGGFVGLFVLSAVFAFAGALAVARVKAVR; from the coding sequence ATGACCAACACCTCGACCCCGGCCGTCTTCGCCGAACCGACCCGCCGCGTACCCGGCCGCTGGATCGCGGCCTTCGCCGTCGCCTGGCTGGGAGTCTGGATGGCGCAGCTCGCGCCCATACAGAAGCTGCTGCCCGACCAGGTGCAGGCGCAGCTGCACACCAGCTACTGGGTCGACAACGTCGTCGCCTTCGGCATCATCTCCGGCATCTCCGGCGTCTGCGCGATCGTCGCGTACCCGCTGACCGGCGCCCTCTCCGACCGCACCACGAGCCGGTTCGGCCGCCGCCGCCCGTGGATCGCCGGGGGAGCGGCGCTGTTCGCAGTGTCGCTGGTCCTGCTCGGCCTGCAGACCACGATGGTCGGGATCGGCGTCTTCTGGTCGCTCGCGCTCACCGGGTTCTGCGTGCTCACGGCGGCGCTGACCGCGACCATCTCCGACCAGGTGCCGGTCGACCAGCGCGGCTACGTTTCCGGCTGGATCAGCGCCCCTCAGGCCATCGGCATCATCCTCGGCGTCTCGCTCGTCACCTACGTGTTCGTGGGCGCCCTGGTCGGCTACACCGCGATGGCCGTGCTGCTGGTGCTGCTCGTGCTGCCGTTCCTGTTCCTCCCCGACGCGGTGCTGCCGCCGCACCTGCGGGAGCGGATGACGTTCCGCGGGATCGTCGAGGGACTCTGGATCAGCCCGCGCGAGCATCCCGACTTCGGCTGGACGCTGCTGAGCCGGGTGCTGGTGAACTTCGGCAACGCATTCGGGACGTCGCTGCTGCTGTACTTCCTGGAGTTCGGCCTCCACGACAAGCACGCCGACGATGATCTGCTCGTGCTGATCCTCATCTACATGGTGTTCGTCATCATCGCCTCGCTCGCGCTCGGCCGGCTCTCCGACCGGCTCGGGAGGCGCAAGGCGTTCGTGTTCGTCTCGTCGGCGCTGCAGGGCGTCGCCGCGCTGCTGCTGGCGTTCGTGCCGGAGCTGTCCGTCGCGATGGTCGCCGCGGGCCTGCTCGGCCTCGGCTACGGCTGCTTCCTCTCGGTGGACCAGGCGCTCGCCACCCAGGTGCTGCCCGACCCGGAGAACCGCGGCAAGGACCTCGGCATCATGAACATCGCGACGGCCGTGCCGCAGGCGATGGCGCCGCTGTTCGGCGCGGGGATCGTCGCGGCGCTGGGCGGGTTCGTCGGGCTGTTCGTGCTCTCCGCGGTGTTCGCATTCGCGGGAGCCCTCGCGGTCGCACGCGTGAAGGCGGTGCGCTGA
- a CDS encoding TetR/AcrR family transcriptional regulator — translation MTRIAPAARRASLVQAALRVIARDGVAAATTRRIVAEAGMPLASFHYVFDSRDELMAELVNTVVAGEQTDLEPALDPASAPSGLRAAIRSGLQHYLDGVRADPDREKAMFELTQWALREPGFEPLARRQYDRYYELAERAARDAAALTGSVWSLPVADVARLLVTLTDGLTIAWLVTRDDAAAERSLDFAADALAALADAPIPVPSTPDPNAGAR, via the coding sequence ATGACGCGCATCGCCCCGGCAGCACGGCGCGCCTCGCTGGTGCAGGCGGCCCTGCGGGTGATCGCGCGGGACGGGGTGGCCGCCGCCACCACCCGGCGCATCGTCGCCGAGGCCGGGATGCCGCTGGCCAGCTTCCACTACGTCTTCGACTCCCGCGACGAGCTGATGGCCGAGCTGGTGAACACGGTCGTGGCGGGGGAGCAGACCGATCTGGAGCCCGCGCTCGACCCGGCGTCGGCCCCGTCAGGGCTCCGTGCCGCGATCCGCTCGGGCCTCCAGCACTACCTCGACGGCGTGCGGGCCGACCCCGACCGCGAGAAGGCGATGTTCGAGCTGACCCAGTGGGCGCTCCGCGAGCCCGGCTTCGAACCGCTCGCCCGCCGCCAGTACGACCGTTATTACGAACTCGCCGAACGGGCCGCGCGCGACGCCGCCGCGCTGACTGGCAGCGTGTGGAGCCTCCCGGTCGCCGACGTCGCCCGGCTGTTGGTGACCCTGACCGACGGCCTCACCATCGCCTGGCTGGTGACCCGCGACGACGCCGCGGCCGAGCGCAGCCTGGACTTCGCCGCCGACGCGCTCGCCGCGCTCGCCGACGCCCCCATTCCCGTTCCTTCCACCCCCGACCCGAACGCAGGTGCCCGATGA